Proteins found in one Chloracidobacterium sp. genomic segment:
- a CDS encoding HipA domain-containing protein: protein MRRMDLSLLQDGRRAIPPLVDLPRLLSATERFLDEEEDAEDLRILLAPGSSLGGARPKASVRDNDGQLAIAKFPRNDDESNVVVWEAITLMLAESSGLECSSGRLLDIAGKSVLLVRRFDRQGTTRVPFLSAMSMLQARDSDTHSYLEIADALGQYGAEPTADLAQMWPNRLQYPCFKHGRPSSKSRFRLRTF from the coding sequence ATGAGAAGGATGGACCTTTCCTTGCTCCAGGATGGGCGTCGCGCAATTCCTCCGCTTGTCGATTTGCCCAGACTGCTTTCGGCTACGGAACGTTTTCTGGATGAAGAGGAAGACGCGGAAGATCTTCGCATTTTGCTCGCACCCGGCTCGTCCTTGGGTGGAGCCCGACCGAAAGCGTCGGTCAGGGATAACGACGGTCAATTGGCGATTGCCAAATTCCCGCGGAACGATGATGAAAGTAACGTTGTTGTCTGGGAAGCGATAACTCTAATGCTTGCCGAGAGCTCCGGGCTTGAATGCTCTTCTGGAAGGCTACTGGATATCGCCGGTAAATCGGTCCTGCTTGTCCGGCGTTTTGACCGCCAAGGGACAACCCGCGTCCCGTTCTTATCGGCAATGAGCATGCTTCAGGCAAGGGACAGCGATACGCACAGCTATCTCGAAATCGCCGACGCTCTCGGTCAGTACGGGGCAGAACCCACGGCGGATCTGGCTCAGATGTGGCCGAATCGTCTTCAGTATCCTTGTTTCAAACACGGACGACCATCTTCGAAATCACGGTTTCGTTTACGAACGTTTTAA